The Flavobacterium piscisymbiosum genome includes a region encoding these proteins:
- a CDS encoding helix-turn-helix domain-containing protein, with protein sequence MNLYSEHYVNQKTERFVNKIWCLDNSIGESLIENKLVLPNGCFNVAIVSGNAIEVHTSKSKYEMNEGFYFCSQMTNKVLVNIQPKTKVTIIQLHAWTLSMFPDYDLSNFTDAILKIDAAELPFKNKIETDLSSDILVLLNTINSYFEELSISHSKKNTIEKICEMIKLQNEEISVSEIGKNLNSSQRSLQIKFKTATGLTIKNYIQILKFRKSVDQMVNSDLEKLKLTDVALYNKYFDQSHFIKKFKDVTKTTPKMFNSDSYFLSKKR encoded by the coding sequence ATGAACCTATATTCAGAACATTACGTAAATCAAAAAACTGAAAGGTTCGTCAATAAAATTTGGTGTCTTGATAACAGCATCGGCGAAAGCCTAATCGAAAACAAACTCGTTTTACCCAACGGTTGTTTTAATGTCGCAATTGTAAGCGGAAATGCCATAGAAGTTCATACTAGTAAAAGTAAATATGAAATGAACGAAGGATTTTACTTTTGTTCGCAAATGACCAATAAAGTTTTGGTTAATATTCAACCCAAAACAAAGGTTACGATAATTCAACTACATGCCTGGACACTTTCGATGTTTCCAGATTATGACTTGAGCAATTTTACAGATGCTATTCTTAAAATTGATGCTGCCGAATTGCCTTTCAAAAACAAAATCGAAACGGATCTAAGCAGCGATATTCTAGTATTATTAAATACAATTAATTCTTATTTTGAAGAATTAAGTATTTCGCATTCTAAAAAAAACACAATCGAAAAAATTTGCGAAATGATCAAACTTCAAAATGAAGAAATTTCGGTTTCGGAAATAGGAAAAAATCTAAATTCTTCGCAAAGGTCGCTTCAAATTAAATTTAAAACAGCAACCGGACTAACGATCAAAAATTATATTCAGATTCTAAAATTCAGAAAATCGGTCGACCAAATGGTAAACTCTGATTTAGAGAAACTAAAACTGACCGATGTTGCGCTTTACAACAAATATTTTGATCAGTCGCATTTCATCAAAAAATTCAAAGATGTGACTAAAACAACTCCAAAAATGTTCAACTCAGATTCTTATTTTCTTTCTAAGAAAAGATAG
- a CDS encoding class A beta-lactamase-related serine hydrolase, which produces MKINKSFFQLKVILVGILLLQFHIGFSQEEKNSKLYKTIMSRDSLLFNVGFNTCNVSQFENLLSNNFEFYHDRDSIQDRTLFLKNIRKGLCSATKTYQARRDLVEGSTEIYPLAKGGVLYGALQIGIHQFFEPTPDKKDKFGSTARFTHLWILENGVWKLRRSLSYDHQNVNTVGTKSSIFDNDQEIEKWLKQNNVPTLGIGVINNGKLQQIKVFGELKKGVTAPFNTIWNVASLTKPVTAIVALKLASSGKLDLDEPLYKYWTDPDIASDPNTKLLTARIILSHQTGFPNWRFMNESGKLDFKFKPGTKYQYSGEGFEYLRKVLEKKFNKTLPQLADKLIIKPLKMTDTKFVWNDITDVSRYAIGYDNKGNAYEPAKNKTANAADDLLTTIEDYSTFLCSVMNSDGLSKKVFDDMTSHQVETKKNKYFGLGFEIYDLGNDNYALSHGGADKGVQTIVLLLPKTKQGLVIFTNVDDGYKVYEKIVNHYLGENGKKIIEIETK; this is translated from the coding sequence ATGAAAATCAACAAATCATTTTTCCAGCTAAAAGTAATTTTAGTTGGGATACTACTTCTCCAATTCCATATTGGATTTTCTCAGGAAGAAAAAAATTCAAAACTGTACAAAACCATTATGTCAAGGGACAGCCTTCTCTTTAATGTTGGTTTTAATACTTGCAATGTATCACAATTCGAAAACTTACTAAGCAATAATTTTGAATTTTATCATGATAGAGACAGTATTCAGGACAGAACTTTATTTTTAAAAAACATTAGAAAAGGCTTATGTAGCGCTACCAAAACCTATCAAGCCAGAAGAGATCTGGTTGAAGGAAGCACTGAAATTTATCCGTTAGCAAAAGGTGGCGTTCTGTACGGTGCTTTGCAAATAGGAATTCATCAGTTTTTTGAACCTACCCCAGATAAAAAAGACAAATTTGGAAGTACCGCAAGATTCACTCATCTCTGGATATTGGAAAATGGGGTTTGGAAACTGAGAAGATCTTTAAGCTACGATCACCAGAATGTTAATACTGTAGGTACAAAATCAAGCATTTTTGATAATGATCAGGAAATTGAAAAATGGCTGAAACAAAATAATGTTCCAACTCTTGGAATTGGTGTTATCAACAACGGAAAACTTCAACAAATAAAAGTATTTGGTGAACTTAAAAAAGGGGTTACAGCACCGTTTAACACTATTTGGAATGTAGCATCTTTAACCAAACCTGTAACAGCAATCGTCGCTCTGAAATTGGCAAGCTCAGGAAAACTAGATTTAGACGAACCACTTTATAAATACTGGACAGATCCGGATATCGCAAGTGATCCAAATACAAAACTTCTAACTGCAAGAATCATTTTAAGTCATCAAACCGGTTTTCCGAATTGGAGATTTATGAACGAATCCGGAAAATTAGACTTCAAATTTAAACCCGGAACAAAGTATCAATATTCCGGAGAAGGATTTGAATACTTAAGGAAAGTACTTGAAAAGAAATTCAACAAAACATTACCGCAATTAGCAGATAAATTAATTATCAAACCGCTAAAAATGACGGATACTAAATTTGTCTGGAATGATATTACCGATGTTTCGAGATATGCTATTGGTTACGACAATAAAGGAAACGCTTACGAACCTGCTAAAAATAAAACTGCAAATGCTGCTGATGATTTATTGACAACAATTGAAGATTACAGCACATTTTTATGCAGTGTAATGAACAGCGACGGATTAAGCAAAAAAGTGTTTGACGATATGACATCGCATCAGGTTGAAACTAAGAAAAACAAATATTTCGGGCTGGGTTTCGAAATCTATGATCTCGGAAATGATAATTATGCTTTATCTCACGGCGGTGCAGACAAAGGTGTGCAAACCATTGTTTTATTATTACCAAAAACCAAACAAGGCTTAGTTATTTTTACCAATGTAGATGACGGATACAAAGTTTATGAAAAAATAGTGAACCACTATTTGGGCGAAAACGGAAAGAAGATAATTGAAATTGAAACAAAATAA
- a CDS encoding nuclear transport factor 2 family protein: MENNKTITTIPMVNVIVLFIFFLSRQVAAQTNSEILNEDLLRTEIIKMDSLLFDVAFNQCDAAQFKKIIADDVEFYDDRFGLNVSKENEIKSLNAKCSRPEKLTRKLNSCTIDKLGDFGAVQVGEHTFYIDGKPEGTGKFIHIWERKDKDWKLKRIVSYEHRPIKK, from the coding sequence ATGGAAAATAATAAAACCATAACAACAATACCCATGGTAAATGTAATAGTTCTTTTTATTTTTTTCCTAAGCAGACAAGTAGCCGCACAAACCAATAGCGAAATACTAAACGAAGATCTTCTAAGAACTGAAATCATTAAGATGGATAGTTTGCTTTTTGATGTTGCATTTAACCAATGTGATGCAGCACAATTCAAAAAAATAATAGCCGATGATGTTGAGTTTTACGACGACCGCTTTGGCTTAAACGTTTCGAAAGAAAATGAAATAAAATCATTGAACGCAAAATGCAGCAGACCAGAAAAGCTAACCCGAAAACTAAATTCCTGTACTATTGACAAGTTGGGCGATTTTGGTGCGGTGCAAGTCGGCGAACATACTTTTTATATTGATGGAAAACCGGAAGGGACCGGGAAATTTATTCATATATGGGAAAGGAAAGATAAAGATTGGAAATTGAAAAGAATTGTTAGTTATGAGCATAGACCTATCAAAAAGTAA
- a CDS encoding serine hydrolase, with protein sequence MKKSIKVVVLSLFAVIFAFNVSFAQDKAKQIDELISKYNQYGQFNGSALVAENGKVILKKGFGSANIEWDIPNQPDTKFRLGSITKQFTAFLIVKLAEDGKIKLDVPITTYLPDYPKATGDKITIHHLLTHTSGIPNYTSLPNFFKDKSRNPYTPEEFVKTFWDLPLEFTPGDKFNYSNSGYFLLGYIIEKVSGKSYEQYLQESILTPLKMVNSGYDHADVILKNRAAGYEKRGKKIRNAPYLDMSIPYAAGSLYSTVEDLYLWDQALYTNKLLSSKSMESLFNSYIKTGQSSYGYGWFIEEADGASGKVKVTEHGGGINGFNTIIYRIPEDKNLIVLLNNTGGTVLNEISQSIRAILYNQSFKAPKMSLAFELLDTFSEQGVTGGLNTYKKLKNDPVYNISEGEMNRVGYELLQNGKTKEAIEVFRINAETYPKSGNAYDSLGEAYLKDGNKNLAITNYKKSVELDPSNDEGKKALEELLKK encoded by the coding sequence ATGAAAAAATCAATCAAAGTAGTTGTTCTCTCTCTTTTTGCTGTAATTTTTGCTTTCAATGTTTCTTTTGCACAAGACAAAGCAAAACAAATAGATGAACTTATAAGTAAATACAATCAATACGGCCAGTTTAACGGCTCTGCACTTGTGGCAGAAAACGGAAAAGTAATTCTAAAAAAAGGATTTGGTTCTGCTAATATAGAATGGGATATTCCTAATCAGCCGGATACCAAATTTAGACTTGGTTCTATCACCAAACAATTTACAGCTTTCTTAATTGTAAAATTAGCCGAAGATGGCAAGATAAAACTAGATGTTCCTATCACCACTTATTTACCGGATTATCCAAAAGCAACGGGTGACAAAATAACGATTCATCATTTGCTTACGCATACTTCAGGGATTCCAAATTATACTTCTCTTCCTAATTTCTTTAAAGATAAAAGCCGAAACCCTTATACTCCGGAAGAATTTGTAAAAACTTTTTGGGATCTTCCATTGGAGTTTACGCCTGGCGACAAATTCAATTACAGTAATTCAGGATATTTTTTATTGGGATATATTATAGAAAAAGTTTCCGGAAAATCATACGAGCAATATTTGCAGGAAAGTATTCTGACTCCGCTAAAAATGGTTAATTCCGGTTATGACCATGCCGATGTTATTTTGAAAAACAGAGCTGCCGGTTATGAAAAAAGAGGTAAAAAAATTAGAAATGCTCCTTACCTCGACATGAGTATTCCGTATGCTGCAGGTTCATTGTATTCTACTGTCGAAGATCTTTATCTTTGGGATCAGGCGCTTTATACGAATAAGTTACTTTCATCAAAATCAATGGAATCTTTATTTAATTCTTATATCAAAACCGGACAATCATCTTATGGATATGGATGGTTTATCGAAGAAGCCGATGGAGCATCAGGAAAAGTAAAAGTTACAGAACACGGCGGCGGCATTAACGGATTTAATACTATAATTTACAGAATCCCTGAAGATAAAAATCTAATCGTTTTATTGAATAATACAGGCGGAACGGTTTTAAATGAAATCAGCCAGTCTATTCGTGCTATTTTGTACAATCAGTCTTTTAAAGCGCCTAAAATGTCGTTAGCATTTGAATTACTGGATACCTTTTCAGAACAAGGAGTTACAGGTGGTTTAAATACGTACAAAAAGCTTAAAAATGATCCTGTTTATAACATTTCTGAAGGAGAAATGAATAGAGTTGGATATGAATTGCTTCAAAACGGAAAAACGAAAGAAGCCATAGAAGTTTTCAGAATAAATGCAGAAACGTATCCAAAATCAGGAAATGCTTATGACAGTTTGGGCGAAGCTTATTTAAAAGACGGTAACAAGAATTTAGCCATTACAAACTATAAAAAATCTGTAGAACTTGATCCTTCAAATGATGAAGGTAAAAAAGCATTAGAAGAACTTCTGAAAAAATAA
- a CDS encoding RDD family protein, giving the protein MLFIGAIVFYISKEKETRILRFVFSVLLAGNCYFILLHFYFLFQPEQELALIQYFYSIVLIGLRIFMFYCFYKSIIYLNKLKVIDDKTLVRTWTTEVSYFKPDNWQRLFHFIFDSLIFGIIGFQFLFIFAHIKGFDSIFRSIEMLFSQQILLTIVVIFFGTLFYFVFESLFQATPSKFLTESRVVNKQGLKGSTLTIFKRSLSRNIPFDPLSFLAKANWHDSVSNTVVYKEKQTGVKGKYYLLLIPLSVIVVASMSYLEAKIKKDADLEYSNKVLKEKNAEILESLKTIDTNTILQLPTNVYSFKTFLKIENVSNASIEYSILYLQDEGEVAYVDKAYAKSKDRLRRGKIKRTDLQRMILTDFKHSPDYYENDKKTFLGISEIPALKGKYIEDVLELNSPNLKVLRQPNFTRNENMLILRLFNYGIPAELVSIKSEDKKVSWNMDGLPVEFDDYAPIYLRGEGKDFTHYKIQVLINDSLNKQFIYEISGTKDQNEAKVILMK; this is encoded by the coding sequence TTGCTTTTTATTGGTGCTATTGTTTTCTATATCTCGAAAGAAAAAGAAACACGAATTTTACGTTTCGTTTTTTCCGTTTTATTAGCAGGTAACTGTTATTTTATTTTACTACATTTTTATTTTCTTTTTCAGCCAGAACAAGAGCTTGCTTTGATACAATATTTCTATAGCATCGTTTTGATAGGATTGCGAATTTTTATGTTTTATTGTTTCTACAAAAGCATTATTTATCTGAATAAATTAAAGGTAATTGATGATAAAACTCTTGTTCGAACATGGACTACAGAAGTATCTTATTTTAAACCTGATAATTGGCAGCGTTTATTTCATTTTATTTTTGATTCTTTAATTTTTGGAATAATCGGTTTTCAATTCTTATTTATTTTTGCACATATAAAAGGATTTGATTCAATTTTTAGAAGTATCGAAATGTTATTTAGTCAACAAATTCTTCTAACAATTGTCGTTATTTTTTTTGGAACCCTTTTTTATTTTGTATTTGAAAGCCTTTTTCAGGCAACACCTTCGAAGTTTTTAACGGAAAGTAGAGTAGTAAACAAACAAGGTTTGAAAGGATCTACTTTAACTATTTTTAAAAGATCGTTGAGCAGGAATATTCCGTTTGATCCGCTTTCTTTTTTAGCAAAAGCAAATTGGCATGATTCCGTTTCTAATACAGTAGTTTATAAAGAAAAACAAACAGGTGTTAAGGGAAAGTATTATTTGTTATTAATTCCATTATCTGTGATTGTTGTAGCTTCTATGAGTTATTTGGAGGCTAAAATAAAAAAAGACGCAGATTTAGAATATTCGAATAAAGTTCTTAAAGAAAAAAATGCAGAAATATTAGAATCCTTAAAAACTATTGATACCAATACCATATTGCAATTACCAACTAATGTTTATAGTTTTAAAACATTTTTAAAAATCGAGAATGTTTCTAATGCAAGTATTGAGTATTCAATCTTGTATCTTCAAGATGAAGGTGAAGTTGCATATGTTGACAAAGCTTATGCAAAATCTAAGGATAGATTGAGAAGAGGTAAAATAAAAAGAACAGATTTGCAAAGAATGATTTTAACAGATTTTAAGCATTCTCCTGATTATTACGAAAACGATAAAAAAACTTTTTTAGGAATATCTGAAATTCCTGCATTAAAAGGGAAATACATTGAAGATGTTTTAGAGTTGAATTCTCCTAATTTAAAGGTTTTACGACAACCAAACTTTACTCGTAATGAAAACATGTTAATATTGAGGTTATTTAACTATGGTATTCCTGCTGAGCTTGTTTCAATAAAATCAGAAGACAAAAAAGTGAGTTGGAATATGGATGGTCTTCCTGTGGAATTTGATGATTATGCTCCAATTTATCTCCGGGGAGAAGGAAAGGATTTTACACATTATAAAATACAAGTTTTAATTAATGATAGCCTAAACAAGCAGTTTATTTACGAGATATCTGGTACAAAAGATCAAAACGAAGCTAAAGTTATTTTGATGAAATAG
- a CDS encoding penicillin acylase family protein, with protein MRKIKKILLVLLVIIVVLGIGLCAYIFHLKPKYEGEVELKNLEKETTVYFDDFGVPHIYANSEKDAMTALGYVHAQERLWQMELLRRIAPGRLSEIFGSVALKNDKFFSGIGIEEASAKAIAKLDKNSQSYKMTLAYLDGINQYLEEGTTPIEFTLVGVKKEKFTIKDVYNIFGYMSFSFAMAQKTDPLLTDIRNKYGAAYLKDLGIEGEFNTTQIKSSKENIEEYSTIAKSVAALLDNSPIPPFVGSNSWVAGPTKTKSGKVIFANDPHIGFSQPATWYEAHLITPEFELYGCYLAGTPYPLLAHNRDYAYGLTMFENDDIDFYQEKNKTGDDSQYHTPTGFATYEILKKTIKVKDTSDVVLMVKSSRHGPIMNDLLDRLDRKNPIAMSWIYTQQPIQILDAVYGLSHAKSKEDFRKAVQLVAAPGLNVMYGDAKGNVAWWATGILYKHDKGVNSFLILDGASGKDDIKEYLDFSKNPSAENPKWGYVYSANNQPEAIDGYLYPGYYLPEDRAKRISSLMDAKSDWDKEAISKMIFDNTSPIAPGVVQTLISNVNIASLSPKEKEVIKSLQSWKGTNNLEDIGATIYNKWIYLYLKNTFEDEMGEDNFKLFLDTSLGKQIIARQIENENSVWWDNIKTKNVKETRAEIVSKAFHQSVKELQEQLGDQVANWNWGKVHTVEHEHPLGKIAALRKLFDVGPFAAPGSNEVINNQFFGFNKEGKYYVKGGPSTRRVVDFSDIENSWSILPTGQSGNPFSKHYGDQAEMYNAGKFRKMKLNKEEIVKTSTKLVFKPTMK; from the coding sequence ATGAGAAAAATTAAAAAAATTCTGTTGGTTTTATTAGTTATAATTGTGGTTTTAGGAATAGGTTTGTGTGCCTATATCTTTCATTTGAAACCCAAATACGAAGGTGAAGTAGAATTGAAAAACCTTGAGAAAGAAACCACTGTTTATTTTGATGATTTTGGAGTGCCTCATATTTATGCCAATTCAGAAAAAGATGCCATGACGGCTTTAGGATATGTTCATGCGCAGGAAAGATTATGGCAAATGGAATTGCTTCGAAGAATTGCTCCTGGGAGATTATCAGAAATCTTTGGATCTGTTGCACTCAAAAATGACAAGTTTTTCTCCGGAATTGGTATCGAAGAAGCTTCGGCAAAAGCCATTGCCAAATTAGATAAAAACAGTCAGAGTTATAAAATGACATTGGCTTACTTAGACGGGATTAATCAGTATTTAGAGGAAGGTACAACGCCAATTGAGTTTACTTTGGTAGGCGTTAAAAAAGAAAAATTTACGATAAAAGACGTTTATAATATTTTTGGATATATGTCTTTTAGTTTTGCTATGGCTCAAAAAACAGATCCTTTGTTAACTGATATTCGTAATAAATACGGAGCAGCATATTTGAAAGATTTAGGTATTGAAGGAGAATTTAATACCACACAAATTAAAAGTTCTAAAGAGAATATTGAAGAATATAGTACGATTGCAAAATCTGTAGCCGCTTTGTTGGATAATTCTCCTATTCCACCTTTTGTGGGAAGTAATAGCTGGGTGGCAGGACCAACGAAAACCAAAAGCGGAAAGGTGATTTTTGCCAATGATCCGCATATTGGTTTTTCGCAGCCGGCAACCTGGTACGAAGCGCATTTAATTACGCCTGAATTTGAATTATACGGTTGTTATCTGGCAGGAACTCCTTATCCTTTATTAGCGCACAATCGTGATTACGCTTACGGACTAACAATGTTCGAAAATGATGATATCGATTTTTATCAGGAAAAAAATAAAACAGGAGATGACAGCCAATATCACACTCCAACTGGTTTTGCAACTTATGAAATCCTAAAAAAAACGATAAAAGTAAAAGATACATCGGATGTGGTTCTTATGGTAAAATCAAGCCGACACGGGCCAATTATGAATGATTTGTTAGATCGTCTGGATAGAAAAAATCCTATTGCCATGTCATGGATTTACACGCAGCAACCTATACAAATTCTGGATGCGGTTTACGGACTTTCGCATGCAAAAAGTAAAGAAGATTTTAGAAAAGCAGTTCAATTGGTTGCAGCGCCGGGACTAAATGTAATGTACGGAGATGCCAAAGGAAATGTGGCCTGGTGGGCAACGGGAATATTATATAAACACGATAAAGGAGTGAATTCATTTTTGATTTTAGATGGAGCAAGTGGAAAAGATGATATCAAAGAATATCTTGATTTTTCGAAAAATCCATCAGCCGAAAATCCAAAATGGGGTTATGTATATTCGGCCAATAATCAGCCGGAAGCGATTGATGGTTATTTGTATCCGGGCTATTATTTGCCGGAAGATCGAGCTAAAAGAATATCATCTTTAATGGATGCAAAATCAGATTGGGATAAAGAAGCAATCAGTAAAATGATTTTTGATAATACTTCTCCAATTGCTCCGGGTGTAGTACAGACTTTAATTTCCAATGTGAATATTGCTTCGCTTTCGCCAAAAGAAAAAGAAGTTATTAAGTCTTTACAATCATGGAAAGGAACAAATAATCTGGAAGATATTGGAGCAACGATTTATAATAAATGGATTTATTTATATCTAAAAAATACTTTTGAAGATGAAATGGGAGAGGACAACTTTAAATTATTTCTGGATACATCTTTAGGAAAACAAATTATTGCGAGACAAATTGAGAATGAAAATTCGGTTTGGTGGGATAATATCAAAACCAAAAATGTAAAAGAGACCAGAGCAGAAATTGTTTCGAAAGCATTTCATCAATCGGTAAAAGAACTTCAGGAACAGTTAGGCGATCAGGTTGCCAACTGGAACTGGGGAAAAGTACATACGGTAGAACACGAACATCCGCTGGGAAAAATAGCTGCTTTGCGTAAACTTTTTGATGTAGGACCTTTTGCAGCTCCGGGATCGAATGAAGTGATAAACAATCAATTCTTCGGATTTAACAAAGAAGGAAAATACTATGTAAAAGGCGGACCATCAACCCGAAGAGTAGTCGATTTTTCAGATATAGAAAATAGCTGGAGTATCTTGCCAACCGGACAATCCGGAAATCCGTTCAGCAAACATTACGGGGATCAGGCCGAAATGTACAATGCGGGGAAATTCAGAAAAATGAAATTAAATAAAGAGGAGATTGTAAAAACGTCGACCAAATTGGTTTTTAAACCAACTATGAAATAA
- a CDS encoding GIY-YIG nuclease family protein has translation MLSLEGYHTYYIYIITNKSKTVFYTGVTNNLKIRLVQHKENISGEKKSFASKYNVEFLLYYEKFTWIQEAITREKEIKGWCRTKKTELIKTINPDLDFLNYLFE, from the coding sequence ATGCTATCATTAGAAGGTTATCATACTTATTACATCTACATAATAACAAACAAATCTAAAACAGTATTTTATACTGGAGTTACTAATAACTTAAAAATTCGCTTGGTCCAGCATAAAGAAAATATTTCCGGAGAAAAAAAAAGTTTTGCTTCAAAGTATAATGTTGAGTTCTTATTATACTATGAAAAATTTACTTGGATTCAAGAAGCAATCACCCGTGAAAAAGAAATAAAAGGTTGGTGTAGAACTAAAAAAACAGAGTTAATCAAAACAATTAATCCCGATTTAGATTTTTTAAATTATTTATTTGAATAA
- a CDS encoding IS110 family transposase, producing the protein MKNIIIGIDISSKTLDICIKNETVSYFSIENKVPVIKRFFKSYSEEKVIIAMENTGRYNWNLFEVLEKFDFKVYVISALHIKKSIGLVRGKNDKIDALRICNFIEKNHQESREWKPCSCSIKKIKILLTERASRIKIKKQLIVQQHDYKLMKSIGLDKHLKDLNIKLLRDIDVQIKIIENDIENIIQNQESLNQKQKLIKSVPGVGQVLSWTLLSKTEGFTTITDPRKMACYSGVVPFDFQSGTSLKRRPGVSMLADKNLKTILHLAAMSAVRSDNDLKTYYIRKVDEGKNKMSVLNAVRNKIIHRVFAVIKNQIPYQKDLVLS; encoded by the coding sequence ATGAAAAACATTATTATCGGCATTGATATCAGCAGTAAGACTTTGGATATCTGTATTAAAAATGAGACAGTAAGCTACTTTTCCATTGAAAATAAAGTACCTGTTATTAAACGTTTCTTCAAAAGCTACTCGGAAGAAAAGGTAATTATAGCTATGGAAAATACAGGCAGATATAATTGGAATCTGTTTGAAGTGCTTGAAAAATTTGATTTTAAAGTTTATGTAATATCAGCTTTACATATCAAAAAAAGTATAGGACTTGTTAGAGGTAAAAATGATAAAATTGATGCTCTTCGCATTTGTAATTTCATCGAAAAAAATCATCAGGAAAGCAGAGAATGGAAGCCATGTTCTTGTTCGATTAAAAAGATAAAAATACTATTAACCGAAAGAGCTTCAAGAATAAAGATTAAAAAGCAGCTAATAGTACAGCAGCATGATTACAAACTCATGAAAAGTATTGGCTTAGATAAACACCTAAAAGACTTAAATATTAAGCTTCTTAGAGATATTGACGTCCAAATTAAGATAATAGAAAATGATATTGAAAATATAATCCAAAACCAAGAGAGCCTTAATCAGAAACAGAAATTGATTAAATCTGTTCCTGGAGTAGGTCAGGTTTTATCATGGACATTGTTGTCAAAAACAGAAGGATTTACAACTATAACTGATCCTAGGAAAATGGCATGTTACAGCGGAGTAGTTCCTTTTGATTTTCAATCTGGAACATCATTAAAAAGAAGGCCTGGAGTATCAATGCTTGCTGATAAAAATCTAAAAACTATTCTGCATCTGGCAGCGATGAGTGCGGTCCGATCAGATAATGATTTAAAAACATACTACATTAGAAAAGTTGATGAAGGAAAGAATAAAATGAGCGTTTTAAACGCTGTGAGAAATAAAATAATCCATCGAGTTTTTGCGGTAATAAAAAACCAAATCCCTTATCAAAAAGATTTGGTTTTATCATAG
- a CDS encoding YMGG-like glycine zipper-containing protein: MKALYILFAALSIVSCQNQGKEDINKAKQASIDSMKVEINKQRVIDSMKTEMASLKEQQKVEQQRVESQKVVVVHQQQANGTTTTTTKKKGWSATAKGAVIGAGVGAATGAIVSKKKGEGAIIGGLAGAALGTGTGAVIDSKKKKE; the protein is encoded by the coding sequence ATGAAAGCCTTATATATTTTATTCGCCGCTTTATCAATCGTTTCTTGTCAGAATCAAGGAAAAGAAGATATCAATAAAGCCAAACAAGCTAGCATTGATTCGATGAAAGTTGAAATTAATAAACAAAGAGTTATTGATTCAATGAAGACAGAAATGGCAAGCCTTAAAGAACAGCAAAAGGTGGAACAACAAAGAGTAGAATCTCAAAAAGTTGTAGTAGTACATCAGCAACAAGCAAATGGAACTACAACTACAACGACCAAAAAGAAAGGGTGGAGCGCTACTGCTAAAGGTGCCGTAATTGGTGCCGGAGTTGGAGCTGCAACCGGAGCAATCGTGAGTAAGAAAAAAGGCGAAGGTGCCATTATTGGTGGTTTAGCCGGTGCTGCTTTAGGAACCGGAACTGGTGCTGTTATCGATAGCAAAAAGAAAAAAGAGTAG